The following are encoded together in the Vigna unguiculata cultivar IT97K-499-35 chromosome 2, ASM411807v1, whole genome shotgun sequence genome:
- the LOC114174348 gene encoding UDP-glycosyltransferase 89A2-like, with amino-acid sequence MSKLHILVFPYPAQGHILALLDLTHHLALAGITITIIITPKNLPILNPLLSSHPNTIQTLVLPFPPHPKIPAAAENVREVGNTGNYPFINALSKLQPQIIHWFTTHPNPPAALISDFFLGWTHQLAAQLTIPRIAFYSVAAFFNNVFTRCWHNSNLLTDNNDIHFHGIPGTPSFKRDHLPSVFLRYRESDPDSEFVKESFLSNDAAWACVFNTFRTLEAPYLDHIRAELGHSRVYAVGPLGTNRSENSTTGSEVLSWLDAFEEEGSVLYVCFGSQKLLKKKQIEALAMGLEKSQTRFVWVAPTPNKEQMEQGYGLVPDGFVDRVSGRGMVVTGWAPQVAILRHPVVGGFVSHCGWNSVTEAMVSGVVIMGWPMEADQFLNARLLVEETGVAVRVCEGADSVPDPNELSRVVKRVMSGESPEKRRAKLMREESVRAVSEGGDSSMQVDQLIEALLQLGDKQG; translated from the coding sequence ATGTCCAAACTTCACATCCTGGTATTCCCATACCCAGCGCAGGGTCACATTCTTGCACTCCTGGATCTCACTCACCACCTGGCCCTAGCAGGCATAACAATCACCATCATTATCACTCCCAAAAACCTTCCCATTCTCAACCCTCTCTTATCCTCCCATCCAAACACCATCCAAACCCTCGTCCTCCCATTCCCGCCGCACCCCAAAATCCCCGCCGCTGCAGAAAACGTTCGTGAGGTCGGCAACACCGGAAACTACCCCTTCATCAATGCCCTCTCCAAACTCCAACCCCAAATAATCCACTGGTTCACCACCCACCCTAACCCCCCTGCAGCCCTCATCTCCGATTTCTTCCTCGGCTGGACTCACCAACTCGCCGCGCAACTCACCATCCCCAGGATCGCGTTTTACTCCGTCGCTGCCTTCTTCAACAACGTCTTCACGCGCTGCTGGCACAATTCAAACTTACTGACTGATAATAACGATATTCACTTTCACGGAATTCCCGGAACGCCGTCGTTTAAGCGGGACCACCTTCCTTCAGTGTTCCTCCGCTACAGGGAATCAGACCCGGACTCGGAGTTCGTAAAGGAGAGTTTTCTTTCCAACGATGCTGCCTGGGCCTGCGTCTTCAACACGTTCCGCACGCTGGAGGCTCCTTATTTGGATCACATCAGGGCCGAGCTCGGCCATTCGAGGGTCTACGCGGTTGGGCCGTTGGGCACTAACCGGTCCGAAAACTCAACCACGGGATCCGAGGTTCTAAGTTGGCTCGACGCGTTCGAGGAAGAGGGTTCGGTGTTGTACGTGTGTTTCGGGAGTCAGaagttgttaaagaagaaacaaatagaAGCGTTAGCGATGGGGTTGGAGAAATCCCAAACGCGATTCGTTTGGGTTGCGCCGACGCCAAACAAGGAACAAATGGAGCAGGGGTACGGGTTGGTTCCGGATGGATTTGTCGATCGGGTTTCGGGTCGAGGAATGGTGGTTACGGGTTGGGCCCCACAGGTGGCGATACTAAGGCACCCGGTTGTGGGGGGATTTGTGAGCCACTGCGGGTGGAACTCGGTAACGGAGGCGATGGTGAGTGGGGTTGTGATTATGGGGTGGCCGATGGAGGCTGATCAATTTTTGAACGCGAGGCTGTTGGTGGAGGAAACAGGGGTGGCGGTTCGAGTGTGTGAGGGGGCGGATTCTGTGCCCGATCCAAATGAGTTGAGTCGGGTTGTGAAGAGGGTTATGAGTGGGGAGAGTCCCGAAAAGCGAAGAGCGAAGTTAATGAGAGAGGAAAGTGTTAGGGCTGTGAGTGAAGGTGGGGATTCTTCCATGCAAGTGGATCAGCTCATTGAAGCGCTGCTGCAGCTTGGAGATAAACAAGGATGA